Proteins found in one Arthrobacter pascens genomic segment:
- the nboR gene encoding nicotine blue oxidoreductase: MGNGSHTRTTGVLLAAGAGTRLGMGPKALLPYRGRPLVEAVAGALLDGGCREVVVVLGARAADVSAIAALDRFRTVVNQGWQSGMGSSLLLGASAADPADHLLIALVDQPGLRARTVGRLLASHRQGRITAAAYNNGAPSGELRRGHPLLIDVVLRAAVEATVAGDAGARLFLQANPELVDEVDCSDLSTGEDIDTPEQLHLLR; the protein is encoded by the coding sequence ATGGGGAATGGGAGCCATACCAGGACCACCGGTGTCCTGCTCGCCGCCGGCGCTGGCACGCGCCTGGGCATGGGACCGAAGGCCTTGTTGCCGTACCGCGGCCGGCCGCTGGTGGAAGCCGTCGCGGGCGCACTGCTCGATGGCGGCTGCCGCGAGGTGGTGGTGGTGCTCGGTGCCCGCGCAGCGGATGTCAGCGCTATTGCCGCCCTTGACCGCTTCAGGACCGTGGTGAATCAGGGCTGGCAGTCGGGAATGGGCAGCTCTCTCCTGCTGGGTGCAAGCGCGGCGGATCCGGCCGATCATCTCCTGATCGCGCTGGTGGACCAGCCGGGCCTGAGGGCACGCACGGTGGGCCGGCTGCTGGCCTCCCACCGGCAGGGCCGGATCACCGCCGCTGCCTACAACAACGGAGCCCCGTCAGGAGAGCTCCGCCGCGGGCATCCGCTGCTCATCGACGTCGTACTCCGGGCGGCCGTGGAAGCGACTGTGGCGGGCGACGCCGGTGCACGCCTTTTTCTCCAGGCCAACCCCGAGCTGGTGGACGAGGTGGATTGCAGCGACCTGTCCACCGGCGAGGATATTGACACCCCGGAGCAGCTCCACCTGCTGCGGTAG
- a CDS encoding sterol carrier family protein, whose product MAVARRRIGIEEGTAALSAWREAARPPSDVPVPRAVTATAVRYTLEEVTARAPGNSVEVRVPPFGVTQCVEGPRHTRGTPPNVIECDAATWLAMVTGQLSWADALAAGRVEASGLRADLSGLLPL is encoded by the coding sequence ATGGCCGTAGCGCGCCGTCGTATTGGCATCGAAGAAGGCACGGCTGCACTGTCCGCCTGGCGGGAAGCTGCCCGGCCGCCGTCGGACGTTCCTGTTCCCCGCGCTGTTACCGCAACCGCCGTGAGGTACACGCTGGAGGAGGTCACCGCGCGGGCGCCGGGCAACTCGGTAGAGGTGCGCGTGCCGCCGTTCGGTGTCACCCAATGTGTGGAGGGCCCCCGCCATACGCGCGGCACCCCGCCAAACGTCATAGAGTGCGACGCCGCCACCTGGCTTGCCATGGTGACCGGCCAGTTGAGCTGGGCGGACGCGCTGGCGGCTGGCCGGGTGGAGGCGTCAGGACTGCGCGCGGACCTCTCCGGACTCCTGCCGCTCTAA
- a CDS encoding asparaginase has product MPHNPHATFTVDSAVELAVVERSGFVESRHIGAAVVLAADGTVVTELGDAGTPIYARSALKPLQALASMQSGVPLRGAQVALACASHVGSLDHMDVVEGMLKAAGVSEDQLQCPAAWPQDETARDWLVRSERGKSKLAFNCSGKHAAFLWACMENGWDTHSYLEPNHPLQQRVRSVIEEYAGERIAHLGIDGCGAPVAAISLTGLARAFSRLAKAPGDKNSNARAATIATSMLDYPWAVQGRGEANTIVMEELEIIAKIGAEGVLVMATPQGASVAVKMLDGNLRATSLVGLTLLAAAGAVDIPGVSSVLEKVVEPVMGGGRPVGKIRLGPAVSALLD; this is encoded by the coding sequence ATGCCGCACAACCCCCATGCCACCTTCACCGTGGACTCCGCCGTCGAACTGGCCGTTGTTGAACGCAGCGGCTTTGTGGAATCCCGGCACATCGGCGCCGCGGTGGTGCTGGCCGCCGACGGCACCGTGGTCACCGAACTGGGCGACGCCGGCACGCCGATCTACGCACGGTCCGCGCTCAAACCCCTGCAGGCACTGGCGTCAATGCAGTCCGGCGTGCCCCTGCGCGGCGCCCAGGTGGCGCTGGCCTGTGCCAGCCACGTGGGTTCCCTGGACCATATGGACGTGGTGGAGGGAATGCTCAAAGCCGCGGGAGTCAGCGAGGACCAGCTCCAGTGCCCGGCCGCCTGGCCCCAGGACGAGACCGCCCGGGACTGGCTGGTCCGTTCCGAACGCGGCAAATCAAAGCTCGCCTTCAACTGCTCCGGGAAGCACGCCGCATTCCTGTGGGCATGCATGGAAAACGGCTGGGACACCCACAGCTACCTTGAGCCCAACCATCCGCTGCAGCAGCGTGTCCGCAGCGTGATCGAGGAATACGCCGGCGAGCGGATCGCCCATCTGGGGATCGACGGCTGCGGCGCCCCGGTGGCCGCAATCTCACTCACAGGGCTCGCCCGTGCCTTTTCACGGCTGGCCAAGGCGCCGGGGGACAAGAACTCCAATGCCCGCGCAGCCACCATCGCCACGTCCATGCTGGACTACCCGTGGGCTGTCCAGGGCCGCGGCGAGGCCAACACCATTGTGATGGAGGAGCTCGAGATCATCGCCAAGATCGGCGCGGAGGGCGTGCTGGTGATGGCCACTCCACAGGGTGCCTCCGTGGCTGTGAAGATGCTGGACGGCAACCTCCGCGCCACCTCTCTGGTGGGCCTGACGCTGCTCGCGGCGGCCGGAGCCGTGGATATCCCGGGCGTTTCGAGCGTCCTGGAAAAAGTGGTTGAACCCGTGATGGGCGGCGGGCGGCCCGTGGGCAAGATCCGCCTGGGCCCGGCCGTGTCTGCGCTGCTGGACTGA